CCAGGCGGGCGCAGAGGACGTACGAAACGGTGCCCAGCCACGGTACGGCGCCACTTGCACGCTGGCGACGCAGGAGGAGGTGCATTCCGAGCGCGGCGATGGCGTAGTGGAGCAACGAGCGAAGCAGCCCGAGGTGGGGGCCGTACCCGAAGAGCCAGGCCGCGAGGTAGATGGGAAGGCTCAACGGGTAGGTCCCACTGGCCGCCGGGTCGGCGACGAAGCCGAAGCCCGCCTTCTCGTATGGATTCCAGAGGGGAACGCTGCCCGCCCCCCAGGCGTGAGCACCGTAGGCCATGTCCCCCCACGACTCGTTGACCGCATCCCAGCCGAGGAAGAGGTCACCTCCTAGAAGTTGTGGGTGGAGCACGAAGAAGAACGCCACGTACGCCCCCGCGACGGCGGCGCTGTTGAGCCAGCTCCGACGTGGAGATTCAGGCGGCGCGGAGCTGTCGAGGGAAGGGTGCCCCATCATCGGGTCCGGCTCGGAGGACAATCTGGTACCACATGTCTCGCGACTGGGGGTAGCGCTCTCTCCGCACGCGGCCTCGACACCCGGAGCCGGCCGGCGTTCTCGGCCTACGGTGATGCTGGGGTGGCGTTGCTGGGTAACGGGGCTTTCTCCGCGACGTACACGTTATTCAGGCCCCACATGAAGCGCCGGCGCTGGACCAGCCGCAGCGGCGGCGTGTTCAGGTAGAGGCGGATTTCGCGCAGGGGCATACAGAACTCCTCGTCCTCATCCATGCCGCGTTCGGAGTCCATGTCTTTGCGGCCGCGCGCTGCCTCGTACAGGTGGACCCACTGATGAACGAGAAACTGCGTAACCGGCTCGCCCTCCGTCATGACGAGTCGGCCGCCAGTGCGCAGCACACGAGCGAATTCTGCGAACTCGGCGGTGCGCTGCTTCCTCGGAATATGGCCTCCAACCGCAATGAGCGTCACGGTGTCGAAGGACTCATCTGCGAAGGGCAACCGCATAACGTCGTCCACAACATTGTCAACGCCCTCGTAGGGGAACACGTCGATGCCAATGCCCTGGGCGTCGCCGAGGAATTCCCGGACAAAAAGGTTCCCCGGACCGCACCCTACGTCCAGCACGCGACCGCGGCAGACGCTGGCGACCACGCGCATGCGTTCCTCGCGCAACGAGGAGAGTCCCCACCTACTCTCCGTCAGCAAAAGGAGCGCGCGCAGTGGAAATGCCAGCGTGTCAGCCGCCGCGCCAAGGCGACTTCTCCCAAGCTTGGGGCCGTCATACATCCTCGACTGCTCCTGGCGAGAGATTCGCAGGGGTTGCCGGGCGTTCGCCCCTCGCTTCCTCGCGTCCGAGCGAGAGTGCCGACGTGCCGGGCATCACGCGGCCGAAAACCGGTGGCTCAAGCGTCATCAGATTTCCTTGTATTTTCCGGGGGGGGCGAGGCGCGGTCGCCCCATCAGCAACCGACGGAGGAGCACCCCATACAGCTCTACCTGGCTACGTGTGCAGGTCTTCGCAAAGATCCGCTGCCAATAGGTCGAGACCGTCCCGATCCTGCAGCCGAGTCGATCAGCCACTTGCTTCACCGAGAGGCCGTCGAGAGCGACGAGCACGACTTCTCTCTCTCGTCGACGGAGGTCGAAGGATTGGAGGAGGTCGTTCAGCACCTGGGGCTCACTTGCCGAACGCAGGGCGGCCGGGAACGCCAGGACATCCGGGTCGCGGTTCTCCGATGCGTTCCCGCCGCTG
This window of the Deltaproteobacteria bacterium genome carries:
- a CDS encoding class I SAM-dependent methyltransferase; the protein is MYDGPKLGRSRLGAAADTLAFPLRALLLLTESRWGLSSLREERMRVVASVCRGRVLDVGCGPGNLFVREFLGDAQGIGIDVFPYEGVDNVVDDVMRLPFADESFDTVTLIAVGGHIPRKQRTAEFAEFARVLRTGGRLVMTEGEPVTQFLVHQWVHLYEAARGRKDMDSERGMDEDEEFCMPLREIRLYLNTPPLRLVQRRRFMWGLNNVYVAEKAPLPSNATPASP
- a CDS encoding response regulator transcription factor, with protein sequence MATILVVGGDDVLVNIVRREAEPMGHTVLALDVPPLGFTMPDQDAQAVRSSTVVTIGRSGGNASENRDPDVLAFPAALRSASEPQVLNDLLQSFDLRRREREVVLVALDGLSVKQVADRLGCRIGTVSTYWQRIFAKTCTRSQVELYGVLLRRLLMGRPRLAPPGKYKEI